The following coding sequences lie in one Schistosoma mansoni strain Puerto Rico chromosome 3, complete genome genomic window:
- a CDS encoding putative acetyltransferase (gnat) family containing protein, producing MGRHCIKSRNGGLISYKKSKAKELVNSANKISCLTKELNISLEIPDYLNVNNVITVECIKASKVDVAVVDELMQLLQENMQSLYISSSWGWNAEAKRAEAFSSKSWLIICRCQTSESQSIAGFVSFRFECEEEHPVLYCYEIQLYPQFRHLHIGTFLMNLLLSISLALNMHRVMLTVFKSNKSANKFFEKLGFETDETDPSMFKGVKTVDYRILSKLTFKENLNSGSQFATSLQT from the exons ATGGGAAGACATTGTATTAAAAGTAGAAATGGTGGATTGATCTCCTACAAAAAGTCTAAAGCAAAGGAGTTAGTTAATAGCGCTAACAAAATATCTTGTTTAACTAAGGAACTCAATATATCACTAGAAATTCCTGACTACCTAAATGTAAATAATGTTATCACTGTTGAATGCATAAAGGCATCTAAAGTTGATGTAGCAGTTGTTGACGAATTAATGCAACTACTTCAAGAAAATATGCAA AGTTTGTATATTTCGTCGTCGTGGGGTTGGAATGCAGAAGCTAAACGAGCTGAAGCATTTTCATCAAAATCTTGGTTAATTATTTGTCGTTGTCAAACTTCTGAAAGTCAGTCAATAGCTGGATTTGTTAGTTTTCGGTTCGAATGTGAAGAAGAGCATCCTGTGTTATATTGTTATGAAATCCAGTTATATCCACAGTTTCGTCATTTACATATTGGAACATTTTTAATGAATCTACTATTGTCTATTTCATTGGCATTGAATATGCATCGTGTTATGTTGACAGTGTTCAAGTCGAATAAAAGTGCCAATAAGTTCTTTGAGAAACTAGGATTTGAAACCGATGAAACAGATCCTTCTATGTTCAAAGGAGTTAAAACTGTTGACTATAGGATTCTGTCCAAATTAACttttaaagaaaatttgaaTTCTGGAAGTCAATTTGCTACTTCTCTACAGACTTGA